Proteins encoded by one window of Arabidopsis thaliana chromosome 2, partial sequence:
- a CDS encoding Protein kinase superfamily protein (Protein kinase superfamily protein; FUNCTIONS IN: protein kinase activity, kinase activity, ATP binding; INVOLVED IN: protein amino acid phosphorylation; LOCATED IN: cellular_component unknown; EXPRESSED IN: sperm cell, flower; EXPRESSED DURING: petal differentiation and expansion stage; CONTAINS InterPro DOMAIN/s: Protein kinase, catalytic domain (InterPro:IPR000719), Serine-threonine/tyrosine-protein kinase (InterPro:IPR001245), Protein kinase-like domain (InterPro:IPR011009); BEST Arabidopsis thaliana protein match is: Protein kinase protein with tetratricopeptide repeat domain (TAIR:AT2G17090.1); Has 20684 Blast hits to 20439 proteins in 426 species: Archae - 2; Bacteria - 159; Metazoa - 1288; Fungi - 17; Plants - 18886; Viruses - 23; Other Eukaryotes - 309 (source: NCBI BLink).): MGGCCFSTPLDNNQQPPQQPQIPPGERKNDGFVNWPVTEFFLSDITTATNNFSSDEIISENAEESSNVVYKGCLLENLGFVAVKRFKNTPWDDPDYFTEDAKTAGELKHKRLVKLLGYCCEEDEGLLVAEFMPNDTLAKRLFQEKNMEWSMRLRVAYHIVEALDYCNSVRFDEYDNLSAYTVLFDKDGDACLSSFGLVKEIIRYNRREGGNVRTGNVTYRFGTILVNLLTGLQISPSHAPEMINGKDVTELMDPNLKGKFSTEEATIVLKLASECLQWKGYIENGITKKLVATLKALQAKKEISSSEMHEVTKQHDVASSSSQQQLPP, encoded by the exons ATGGGTGGTTGTTGCTTCTCGACGCCTCTTGATAACAATCAACAACCTCCACAACAGCCACAGATTCCTCCCGGCGAACGCAAGAACGACGGATTCGTCAACTGGCCTGTCACAGAGTTCTTCCTCTCCGATATCACCACGGCGACCAATAACTTCAGTTCCGACGAGATCATATCAGAGAACGCAGAAGAATCTTCCAATGTTGTCTACAAAGGTTGTTTATTAGAGAATCTTGGCTTCGTAGCTGTCAAGAGATTCAAGAATACGCCTTGGGATGATCCTGACTACTTCACG gAAGACGCAAAAACAGCTGGGGAGCTAAAGCACAAGAGACTTGTCAAGTTGTTGGGATATTGCTGCGAGGAAGATGAAGGACTTCTTGTTGCAGAGTTTATGCCAAATGATACTCTTGCTAAGCGTTTATTCCAGG AGAAGAACATGGAATGGTCAATGAGGTTGCGAGTGGCGTATCATATAGTTGAAGCATTGGATTATTGCAATTCTGTACGTTTTGACGAGTACGATAATCTAAGTGCTTACACTGTTCTGTTTGATAAG GATGGTGATGCCTGTCTTTCTAGTTTCGGCTTGGTGAAAGAGATCATCCGTTACAATCGAAGAGAAGGAG GGAACGTGAGGACTGGGAATGTGACATACAGATTTGGTACTATCCTTGTGAATCTGCTAACTGGATTGCAAATTTCTCCGAGCCAT GCTCCTGAGATGATCAATGGAAAGGATGTCACTGAGCTCATGGATCCAAATCTGAAGGGAAAGTTCTCTACAGAAGAAGCTACTATAGTTTTAAAACTCGCCTCTGAATGTTTGCAGTGGAAGGGTTATATAGAGAATGGCATCACTAAAAAGCTTGTTGCAACACTTAAAGCCTTGCAGGCTAAAAAAGAA ATTTCATCTTCTGAAATGCATGAAGTAACAAAGCAGCACGATGTGGCATCATCTTCGAGTCAACAACAACTTCCACCCTGA
- a CDS encoding Plant regulator RWP-RK family protein — translation MEDDGGSDGGEGNGGFSPNSSFGAFADTAMDLDFMDELLFDGCWLETTDSKSLKQTEQSPSASTAMNDNSPFLCFGENPSQDNFSNEETERMFPQAEKFLLEEAEVGKSWWIAPSASEGPSSSVKERLLQAISGLNEAVQDKDFLVQIWVPIQQEGKSFLTTWAQPHLFNQEYSSLAEYRHVSETYNFPADEGMKDFVGLPGRVFLQKFPEWTPDVRFFRRDEYPRIKEAQKCDVRGSLALPVFERGSGTCLGVVEIVTTTQKMNYRQELEKMCKALEAVDLRSSSNLNTPSSEFLQVYSDFYCAALPEIKDFLATICRSYDFPLALSWAPCARQGKVGSRHSDENFSECVSTIDSACSVPDEQSKSFWEACSEHHLLQGEGIVGKAFEATKLFFVPEVATFSKTNYPLAHHAKISGLHAALAVPLKSKSGLVEFVLEFFFPKACLDTEAQQEMLKSLCVTLQQDFRSSNLFIKDLELEVVLPVRETMLFSENLLCGAETVESLTEIQMQESSWIAHMIKANEKGKDVSLSWEYQKEDPKELSSGRENSQLDPVPNNVPLEAEQLQQASTPGLRVDIGPSTESASTGGGNMLSSRRPGEKKRAKTEKTIGLEVLRQYFAGSLKDAAKSIGGKRMLYTAGDIAPFFMNFDSYCFLGKA, via the exons ATGGAAGATGATGGTGGTAGTGATGGAGGCGAAGGAAATGGTGGGTTTTCACCTAATTCTAGCTTTGGGGCATTCGCTGACACTGCCATGGATTTGGATTTCATGGATGAACTCTTGTTTGATGGATGTTGGCTAGAGACAACAGATAGTAAGAGCTTGAAGCAGACAGAACAATCTCCTTCAGCTTCTACCGCCATGAATGACAATAGCCCTTTCCTCTGCTTTGGTGAGAATCCATCTCAAGATAATTTCTCtaatgaagaaacagagagaatgtTTCCTCAGGCTGAAAAGTTTCTCCTAGAAGAAGCTGAGGTGGGAAAAAGTTGGTGGATTGCTCCAAGTGCAAGTGAAGGCCCGTCTTCATCTGTGAAGGAGAGGCTACTACAAGCTATTAGTGGTCTTAACGAGGCGGTGCAAGATAAGGACTTCTTGGTTCAGATATGGGTGCCAATTCAGCAGGAAGGGAAGAGCTTTCTTACTACTTGGGCTCAGCCACATTTATTCAACCAAGAATACTCCAGCCTTGCAGAATACAGACATGTTTCAGAGACTTATAATTTCCCGGCTGATGAGGGTATGAAAGATTTTGTGGGTCTTCCCGGTCGTGTTTTCTTGCAGAAGTTTCCTGAGTGGACTCCTGATGTGCGTTTCTTTAGAAGAGATGAATATCCACGCATCAAAGAAGCACAAAAGTGTGATGTTCGTGGTTCACTTGCCCTTCCTGTTTTCGAAAGAGGTAGTGGGACTTGTTTGGGTGTTGTTGAGATCGTCACAACAACTCAGAAGATGAATTACCGGCAAGAACTTGAGAAGATGTGTAAAGCTCTTGAG GCCGTCGATCTAAGGAGTTCAAGTAACTTGAACACTCCAAGCTCTGAG TTTCTGCAGGTCTATAGTGATTTCTACTGTGCTGCATTACCTGAAATAAAAGATTTCCTGGCCACAATCTGCAGATCATATGATTTTCCTCTAGCTTTGTCATGGGCGCCGTGTGCTCGGCAAGGGAAAGTTGGTTCCCGACATTCTGATGAGAACTTCTCTGAGTGTGTTTCAACAATCGATTCTGCTTGTTCTGTCCCCGACGAACAGAGCAAAAGTTTTTGGGAGGCATGCTCTGAACACCATCTGCTCCAGGGGGAAGGCATTGTTGGGAAAGCATTTGAAGCCACCAAACTCTTTTTTGTGCCCGAAGTGGCCACATTTAGCAAGACTAACTACCCCCTTGCACACCACGCCAAGATATCTGGACTACATGCTGCTTTAGCAGTTCCATTAAAGAGCAAATCTGGTTTGGTTGAGTTTGTGTTGGAATTTTTCTTTCCGAAAGCATGCCTTGACACTGAAGCGCAACAGGAAATGCTCAAGTCACTATGTGTGACACTGCAGCAAGATTTCAGGAGTTCAAATCTTTTCATCAAAGACCTAGAGTTAGAAGTCGTATTACCTGTAAGAGAGACAATGCTCTTCTCAGAAAACCTGCTATGTGGAGCAGAAACCGTAGAGTCGTTGACAGAAATTCAAATGCAAGAATCCTCATGGATCGCCCACATGATAAAGGCAAACGAGAAGGGTAAAGATGTATCACTTTCTTGGGAGTACCAGAAAGAAGATCCTAAAGAGCTCTCATCTGGCCGGGAGAACAGTCAGCTTGATCCAGTCCCCAATAATGTTCCTTTAGAAGCTGAGCAATTACAGCAAGCATCAACTCCAGGACTCAGAGTCGACATCGGTCCAAGCACAGAATCAGCTTCGACTGGTGGGGGAAATATGTTAAGCAGTAGGAGACCAGGggagaaaaaaagagcaaaaacagaaaagaccATTGGCTTGGAGGTTCTTCGACAATACTTTGCTGGAAGCCTCAAGGATGCAGCCAAGAGCATTGGTGGTAAGAGAATGTTGTACACTGCTGGTGACATAGCCCCATTCtttatgaattttgattcttattgTTTCTTGGGAAAAGCATAA
- a CDS encoding Interleukin-1 receptor-associated kinase 4 protein (Interleukin-1 receptor-associated kinase 4 protein; INVOLVED IN: N-terminal protein myristoylation; LOCATED IN: cellular_component unknown; BEST Arabidopsis thaliana protein match is: Protein kinase superfamily protein (TAIR:AT2G17170.1); Has 70 Blast hits to 70 proteins in 10 species: Archae - 0; Bacteria - 0; Metazoa - 0; Fungi - 0; Plants - 70; Viruses - 0; Other Eukaryotes - 0 (source: NCBI BLink).) encodes MGTKARRPNPEAPVRRNGKFVTELMNPNLKGKFSTEEAFLVFKLASECLQCEHRKSLITKELVATLKALQTKPHIPTSEMTKQNLEASSSSQTKA; translated from the exons ATGGGTACAAAAGCTAGGAGACCAAACCCTGAG GCTCCTGTGAGGAGAAACGGAAAGTTTGTTACTGAGCTGATGAATCCAAATCTCAAGGGAAAGTTCTCAACAGAAGAAGCTTTCCTAGTTTTCAAACTCGCCTCTGAATGTTTGCAGTGCGAACATAGAAAAAGTCTCATCACAAAAGAGCTTGTTGCAACACTTAAAGCCTTGCAAACTAAACCACAC ATTCCAACTTCTGAAATGACAAAGCAGAATCTGGAGGCATCATCTTCAAGTCAAACtaaagcataa
- a CDS encoding Plant regulator RWP-RK family protein (Plant regulator RWP-RK family protein; CONTAINS InterPro DOMAIN/s: Octicosapeptide/Phox/Bem1p (InterPro:IPR000270), Plant regulator RWP-RK (InterPro:IPR003035); BEST Arabidopsis thaliana protein match is: Plant regulator RWP-RK family protein (TAIR:AT4G35270.1); Has 626 Blast hits to 586 proteins in 41 species: Archae - 0; Bacteria - 0; Metazoa - 0; Fungi - 2; Plants - 557; Viruses - 0; Other Eukaryotes - 67 (source: NCBI BLink).) translates to MEDDGGSDGGEGNGGFSPNSSFGAFADTAMDLDFMDELLFDGCWLETTDSKSLKQTEQSPSASTAMNDNSPFLCFGENPSQDNFSNEETERMFPQAEKFLLEEAEVGKSWWIAPSASEGPSSSVKERLLQAISGLNEAVQDKDFLVQIWVPIQQEGKSFLTTWAQPHLFNQEYSSLAEYRHVSETYNFPADEGMKDFVGLPGRVFLQKFPEWTPDVRFFRRDEYPRIKEAQKCDVRGSLALPVFERGSGTCLGVVEIVTTTQKMNYRQELEKMCKALEAVDLRSSSNLNTPSSEFLQVYSDFYCAALPEIKDFLATICRSYDFPLALSWAPCARQGKVGSRHSDENFSECVSTIDSACSVPDEQSKSFWEACSEHHLLQGEGIVGKAFEATKLFFVPEVATFSKTNYPLAHHAKISGLHAALAVPLKSKSGLVEFVLEFFFPKACLDTEAQQEMLKSLCVTLQQDFRSSNLFIKDLELEVVLPVRETMLFSENLLCGAETVESLTEIQMQESSWIAHMIKANEKGKDVSLSWEYQKEDPKELSSGRENSQLDPVPNNVPLEAEQLQQASTPGLRVDIGPSTESASTGGGNMLSSRRPGEKKRAKTEKTIGLEVLRQYFAGSLKDAAKSIGVCPTTLKRICRQHGIMRWPSRKIKKVGHSLKKLQLVMDSVQGAQGSIQLDSFYTSFPELNSPNMSSNGPSLKSNEQPSHLNAQTDNGIMAEENPRSPSSSCSKSSGSSNNNENTGNILVAEDADAVLKRAHSEAQLHNVNQEETKCLARTQSHKTFKEPLVLDNSSPLTGSSNTSLRARGAIKVKATFGEARIRFTLLPSWGFAELKQEIARRFNIDDISWFDLKYLDDDKEWVLLTCEADLVECIDIYRLTQTHTIKISLNEASQVKLSGSFGNTGLS, encoded by the exons ATGGAAGATGATGGTGGTAGTGATGGAGGCGAAGGAAATGGTGGGTTTTCACCTAATTCTAGCTTTGGGGCATTCGCTGACACTGCCATGGATTTGGATTTCATGGATGAACTCTTGTTTGATGGATGTTGGCTAGAGACAACAGATAGTAAGAGCTTGAAGCAGACAGAACAATCTCCTTCAGCTTCTACCGCCATGAATGACAATAGCCCTTTCCTCTGCTTTGGTGAGAATCCATCTCAAGATAATTTCTCtaatgaagaaacagagagaatgtTTCCTCAGGCTGAAAAGTTTCTCCTAGAAGAAGCTGAGGTGGGAAAAAGTTGGTGGATTGCTCCAAGTGCAAGTGAAGGCCCGTCTTCATCTGTGAAGGAGAGGCTACTACAAGCTATTAGTGGTCTTAACGAGGCGGTGCAAGATAAGGACTTCTTGGTTCAGATATGGGTGCCAATTCAGCAGGAAGGGAAGAGCTTTCTTACTACTTGGGCTCAGCCACATTTATTCAACCAAGAATACTCCAGCCTTGCAGAATACAGACATGTTTCAGAGACTTATAATTTCCCGGCTGATGAGGGTATGAAAGATTTTGTGGGTCTTCCCGGTCGTGTTTTCTTGCAGAAGTTTCCTGAGTGGACTCCTGATGTGCGTTTCTTTAGAAGAGATGAATATCCACGCATCAAAGAAGCACAAAAGTGTGATGTTCGTGGTTCACTTGCCCTTCCTGTTTTCGAAAGAGGTAGTGGGACTTGTTTGGGTGTTGTTGAGATCGTCACAACAACTCAGAAGATGAATTACCGGCAAGAACTTGAGAAGATGTGTAAAGCTCTTGAG GCCGTCGATCTAAGGAGTTCAAGTAACTTGAACACTCCAAGCTCTGAG TTTCTGCAGGTCTATAGTGATTTCTACTGTGCTGCATTACCTGAAATAAAAGATTTCCTGGCCACAATCTGCAGATCATATGATTTTCCTCTAGCTTTGTCATGGGCGCCGTGTGCTCGGCAAGGGAAAGTTGGTTCCCGACATTCTGATGAGAACTTCTCTGAGTGTGTTTCAACAATCGATTCTGCTTGTTCTGTCCCCGACGAACAGAGCAAAAGTTTTTGGGAGGCATGCTCTGAACACCATCTGCTCCAGGGGGAAGGCATTGTTGGGAAAGCATTTGAAGCCACCAAACTCTTTTTTGTGCCCGAAGTGGCCACATTTAGCAAGACTAACTACCCCCTTGCACACCACGCCAAGATATCTGGACTACATGCTGCTTTAGCAGTTCCATTAAAGAGCAAATCTGGTTTGGTTGAGTTTGTGTTGGAATTTTTCTTTCCGAAAGCATGCCTTGACACTGAAGCGCAACAGGAAATGCTCAAGTCACTATGTGTGACACTGCAGCAAGATTTCAGGAGTTCAAATCTTTTCATCAAAGACCTAGAGTTAGAAGTCGTATTACCTGTAAGAGAGACAATGCTCTTCTCAGAAAACCTGCTATGTGGAGCAGAAACCGTAGAGTCGTTGACAGAAATTCAAATGCAAGAATCCTCATGGATCGCCCACATGATAAAGGCAAACGAGAAGGGTAAAGATGTATCACTTTCTTGGGAGTACCAGAAAGAAGATCCTAAAGAGCTCTCATCTGGCCGGGAGAACAGTCAGCTTGATCCAGTCCCCAATAATGTTCCTTTAGAAGCTGAGCAATTACAGCAAGCATCAACTCCAGGACTCAGAGTCGACATCGGTCCAAGCACAGAATCAGCTTCGACTGGTGGGGGAAATATGTTAAGCAGTAGGAGACCAGGggagaaaaaaagagcaaaaacagaaaagaccATTGGCTTGGAGGTTCTTCGACAATACTTTGCTGGAAGCCTCAAGGATGCAGCCAAGAGCATTGGTG TTTGTCCAACTACCTTGAAAAGGATATGCAGGCAACATGGAATAATGCGATGGCCCTCCCGAAAAATCAAGAAGGTTGGGCATTCGTTGAAGAAACTCCAACTAGTTATGGACTCTGTCCAAGGTGCGCAGGGCTCTATCCAACTCGATTCATTCTATACAAGCTTCCCAGAGTTGAACTCCCCAAATATGTCTAGCAATGGCCCTTCCTTGAAGAGTAATGAACAGCCAAGTCATTTGAATGCTCAAACCGATAATGGTATTATGGCAGAGGAAAACCCCAGGtcaccatcatcttcttgCAGCAAGAGCTCTGGTTCAAGCAACAATAATGAGAATACTGGAAACATTCTAGTTGCTGAGGATGCTGATGCGGTGTTAAAGAGAGCTCATAGCGAAGCACAACTGCATAATGTGAATCAGGAGGAAACAAAATGTCTTGCAAGAACCCAGAGCCATAAAACATTCAAGGAGCCTCTTGTTCTTGATAATTCATCTCCATTAACAGGTAGTAGCAACACGAGTTTAAGAGCTAGAGGTGCCATCAAAGTGAAAGCGACATTTGGTGAGGCCAGAATACGGTTTACCTTACTCCCGAGTTGGGGCTTCGCAGAGCTGAAGCAAGAGATTGCTAGGCGTTTCAACATAGATGACATTTCCTGGTTTGACCTTAAGTACCTGGATGATGATAAGGAGTGGGTTCTTCTGACATGTGAAGCGGATCTCGTGGAATGCATTGACATATATAGATTAACACAGACCCACACAATTAAAATAAGTCTGAACGAAGCTTCTCAAGTCAAGCTAAGTGGTTCTTTTGGCAACACTGGTCTTTCCTGA
- a CDS encoding Plant regulator RWP-RK family protein (Plant regulator RWP-RK family protein; FUNCTIONS IN: sequence-specific DNA binding transcription factor activity; EXPRESSED IN: 22 plant structures; EXPRESSED DURING: 13 growth stages; BEST Arabidopsis thaliana protein match is: Plant regulator RWP-RK family protein (TAIR:AT4G35270.1); Has 321 Blast hits to 312 proteins in 26 species: Archae - 0; Bacteria - 0; Metazoa - 0; Fungi - 0; Plants - 319; Viruses - 0; Other Eukaryotes - 2 (source: NCBI BLink).) — protein sequence MEDDGGSDGGEGNGGFSPNSSFGAFADTAMDLDFMDELLFDGCWLETTDSKSLKQTEQSPSASTAMNDNSPFLCFGENPSQDNFSNEETERMFPQAEKFLLEEAEVGKSWWIAPSASEGPSSSVKERLLQAISGLNEAVQDKDFLVQIWVPIQQEGKSFLTTWAQPHLFNQEYSSLAEYRHVSETYNFPADEGMKDFVGLPGRVFLQKFPEWTPDVRFFRRDEYPRIKEAQKCDVRGSLALPVFERGSGTCLGVVEIVTTTQKMNYRQELEKMCKALEAVDLRSSSNLNTPSSEVYSDFYCAALPEIKDFLATICRSYDFPLALSWAPCARQGKVGSRHSDENFSECVSTIDSACSVPDEQSKSFWEACSEHHLLQGEGIVGKAFEATKLFFVPEVATFSKTNYPLAHHAKISGLHAALAVPLKSKSGLVEFVLEFFFPKACLDTEAQQEMLKSLCVTLQQDFRSSNLFIKDLELEVVLPVRETMLFSENLLCGAETVESLTEIQMQESSWIAHMIKANEKGKDVSLSWEYQKEDPKELSSGRENSQLDPVPNNVPLEAEQLQQASTPGLRVDIGPSTESASTGGGNMLSSRRPGEKKRAKTEKTIGLEVLRQYFAGSLKDAAKSIGGKRMLYTAGDIAPFFMNFDSYCFLGKA from the exons ATGGAAGATGATGGTGGTAGTGATGGAGGCGAAGGAAATGGTGGGTTTTCACCTAATTCTAGCTTTGGGGCATTCGCTGACACTGCCATGGATTTGGATTTCATGGATGAACTCTTGTTTGATGGATGTTGGCTAGAGACAACAGATAGTAAGAGCTTGAAGCAGACAGAACAATCTCCTTCAGCTTCTACCGCCATGAATGACAATAGCCCTTTCCTCTGCTTTGGTGAGAATCCATCTCAAGATAATTTCTCtaatgaagaaacagagagaatgtTTCCTCAGGCTGAAAAGTTTCTCCTAGAAGAAGCTGAGGTGGGAAAAAGTTGGTGGATTGCTCCAAGTGCAAGTGAAGGCCCGTCTTCATCTGTGAAGGAGAGGCTACTACAAGCTATTAGTGGTCTTAACGAGGCGGTGCAAGATAAGGACTTCTTGGTTCAGATATGGGTGCCAATTCAGCAGGAAGGGAAGAGCTTTCTTACTACTTGGGCTCAGCCACATTTATTCAACCAAGAATACTCCAGCCTTGCAGAATACAGACATGTTTCAGAGACTTATAATTTCCCGGCTGATGAGGGTATGAAAGATTTTGTGGGTCTTCCCGGTCGTGTTTTCTTGCAGAAGTTTCCTGAGTGGACTCCTGATGTGCGTTTCTTTAGAAGAGATGAATATCCACGCATCAAAGAAGCACAAAAGTGTGATGTTCGTGGTTCACTTGCCCTTCCTGTTTTCGAAAGAGGTAGTGGGACTTGTTTGGGTGTTGTTGAGATCGTCACAACAACTCAGAAGATGAATTACCGGCAAGAACTTGAGAAGATGTGTAAAGCTCTTGAG GCCGTCGATCTAAGGAGTTCAAGTAACTTGAACACTCCAAGCTCTGAG GTCTATAGTGATTTCTACTGTGCTGCATTACCTGAAATAAAAGATTTCCTGGCCACAATCTGCAGATCATATGATTTTCCTCTAGCTTTGTCATGGGCGCCGTGTGCTCGGCAAGGGAAAGTTGGTTCCCGACATTCTGATGAGAACTTCTCTGAGTGTGTTTCAACAATCGATTCTGCTTGTTCTGTCCCCGACGAACAGAGCAAAAGTTTTTGGGAGGCATGCTCTGAACACCATCTGCTCCAGGGGGAAGGCATTGTTGGGAAAGCATTTGAAGCCACCAAACTCTTTTTTGTGCCCGAAGTGGCCACATTTAGCAAGACTAACTACCCCCTTGCACACCACGCCAAGATATCTGGACTACATGCTGCTTTAGCAGTTCCATTAAAGAGCAAATCTGGTTTGGTTGAGTTTGTGTTGGAATTTTTCTTTCCGAAAGCATGCCTTGACACTGAAGCGCAACAGGAAATGCTCAAGTCACTATGTGTGACACTGCAGCAAGATTTCAGGAGTTCAAATCTTTTCATCAAAGACCTAGAGTTAGAAGTCGTATTACCTGTAAGAGAGACAATGCTCTTCTCAGAAAACCTGCTATGTGGAGCAGAAACCGTAGAGTCGTTGACAGAAATTCAAATGCAAGAATCCTCATGGATCGCCCACATGATAAAGGCAAACGAGAAGGGTAAAGATGTATCACTTTCTTGGGAGTACCAGAAAGAAGATCCTAAAGAGCTCTCATCTGGCCGGGAGAACAGTCAGCTTGATCCAGTCCCCAATAATGTTCCTTTAGAAGCTGAGCAATTACAGCAAGCATCAACTCCAGGACTCAGAGTCGACATCGGTCCAAGCACAGAATCAGCTTCGACTGGTGGGGGAAATATGTTAAGCAGTAGGAGACCAGGggagaaaaaaagagcaaaaacagaaaagaccATTGGCTTGGAGGTTCTTCGACAATACTTTGCTGGAAGCCTCAAGGATGCAGCCAAGAGCATTGGTGGTAAGAGAATGTTGTACACTGCTGGTGACATAGCCCCATTCtttatgaattttgattcttattgTTTCTTGGGAAAAGCATAA
- the DAZ1 gene encoding C2H2-like zinc finger protein (C2H2-like zinc finger protein; FUNCTIONS IN: sequence-specific DNA binding transcription factor activity, zinc ion binding, nucleic acid binding; INVOLVED IN: regulation of transcription; LOCATED IN: intracellular, chloroplast; EXPRESSED IN: sperm cell, flower; EXPRESSED DURING: 4 anthesis; CONTAINS InterPro DOMAIN/s: Zinc finger, C2H2-like (InterPro:IPR015880), Zinc finger, C2H2-type (InterPro:IPR007087); BEST Arabidopsis thaliana protein match is: C2H2-like zinc finger protein (TAIR:AT4G35280.1); Has 4297 Blast hits to 3474 proteins in 111 species: Archae - 0; Bacteria - 0; Metazoa - 3181; Fungi - 0; Plants - 1043; Viruses - 0; Other Eukaryotes - 73 (source: NCBI BLink).), with amino-acid sequence MSNTSNSDPNSDIPFASSNVTLPSYNQNPRRKRTKLTNNEVGSSSSSPRPKPVTQPDPDASQIARPCTECGKQFGSLKALFGHMRCHPERQWRGINPPSNFKRRINSNAASSSSSWDPSEEEHNIASCLLMMANGDVPTRSSEVEERFECDGCKKVFGSHQALGGHRATHKDVKGCFANKNITEDPPPPPPQEIVDQDKGKSVKLVSGMNHRCNICSRVFSSGQALGGHMRCHWEKDQEENQVRGIDLNVPAATSSDTTLGCSLDLRLGL; translated from the coding sequence ATGTCGAACACTTCAAACTCCGATCCCAATTCCGATATCCCATTTGCTTCCTCCAATGTAACTCTTCCTAGTTACAATCAAAACCCAAGAAGAAAACGTACTAAACTCACCAACAACGAAGTCggttcttcttcgtcttctccaaGGCCTAAACCGGTCACGCAACCGGACCCTGATGCTTCACAAATCGCACGACCATGTACTGAATGTGGTAAACAATTCGGGTCACTGAAGGCACTCTTTGGACACATGAGATGTCACCCTGAACGTCAGTGGCGTGGCATCAACCCTCCTTCTAACTTCAAACGTAGGATCAACTCAAACGCTGCGTCATCATCCTCGAGTTGGGATCCATCTGAGGAAGAGCATAACATAGCCTCCTGTTTACTAATGATGGCTAATGGTGATGTCCCAACCCGTTCAAGTGAAGTTGAGGAACGGTTTGAGTGTGATGGTTGTAAGAAAGTGTTTGGGTCACATCAAGCGTTAGGCGGACATAGAGCAACACATAAAGACGTCAAAGGATGTTTCgccaataaaaacataaccgaagatcctcctcctccacctcctcaaGAGATCGTTGATCAAGATAAGGGCAAGAGTGTGAAGTTGGTCTCGGGGATGAATCATCGATGTAACATCTGTTCTAGAGTGTTCTCCAGTGGTCAAGCGTTAGGAGGTCACATGAGATGTCATTGGGAGAAAGATCAGGAAGAGAACCAAGTCAGGGGCATTGATCTTAATGTTCCTGCGGCGACATCTTCAGACACAACGTTAGGTTGTTCCTTGGATCTTAGGTTAGGACTTTGA